The Lysobacter capsici genome has a segment encoding these proteins:
- the nadD gene encoding nicotinate-nucleotide adenylyltransferase, which yields MSLLVFYGGTFDPIHDGHLAIACAARDALRARVRLMPAADPPHRAPPGASAEHRARMLDLAVAGERDLVVDRRELGREGRSYTVETLREVRAEVGPEQPLALLVGADSFLDLPQWREWQALFDLAHFVVAERPGSPLDPARIEFAAGRETTDVEALRGTPAGRVYRLHQPLHAESASQVRSLIAAGQAWRQYVPAPVAAYIERHGLYGVPAVRGAPV from the coding sequence ACCTTCGATCCGATCCACGACGGCCACCTGGCGATCGCCTGCGCCGCCCGCGACGCCCTGCGCGCGCGGGTGCGGCTGATGCCGGCCGCCGACCCGCCGCATCGCGCGCCGCCCGGCGCCAGCGCCGAGCACCGCGCGCGCATGCTCGATCTGGCCGTGGCCGGCGAACGCGACCTGGTCGTCGACCGCCGCGAGCTGGGTCGTGAAGGCCGCTCCTACACGGTCGAAACCCTGCGCGAGGTCCGCGCCGAGGTCGGCCCGGAGCAGCCGCTGGCCCTGCTGGTCGGCGCCGACAGCTTTCTCGACCTGCCGCAGTGGCGCGAATGGCAGGCGCTGTTCGATCTGGCCCATTTCGTCGTCGCCGAGCGCCCGGGCAGCCCGCTCGACCCGGCCCGCATAGAATTCGCAGCAGGCCGTGAGACGACCGACGTCGAGGCCCTGCGCGGCACCCCGGCCGGCCGGGTCTACCGCCTGCACCAGCCGCTGCACGCCGAATCGGCCAGCCAGGTGCGCTCGCTGATCGCCGCCGGGCAGGCCTGGCGCCAGTACGTCCCGGCGCCGGTGGCCGCCTACATCGAGCGCCACGGCCTGTACGGCGTCCCGGCCGTGCGCGGCGCGCCGGTATAG
- the rsfS gene encoding ribosome silencing factor, with protein MTSQAQVIKTQLPNPPPPTELILKTVHAAVEELKAKDVVEIDVRGKSSVTDYMIVASGTSTRHVKSIADEVVKFAKNLDVMPLGVEGEREAEWVLVDLGDVVVHVMLPRVREFYALERLWTVGDQPPPPEGYEGKFETDDEDRF; from the coding sequence TTGACCAGCCAAGCCCAAGTCATCAAGACCCAGTTGCCGAACCCGCCGCCGCCGACCGAGCTGATCCTCAAGACGGTCCACGCCGCGGTCGAAGAACTCAAGGCCAAGGATGTCGTCGAGATCGACGTACGCGGCAAGAGCAGCGTTACCGACTACATGATCGTCGCGTCCGGCACCTCCACCCGCCACGTCAAGTCGATCGCCGACGAAGTGGTCAAGTTCGCCAAGAACCTCGACGTCATGCCGCTGGGCGTGGAAGGCGAGCGCGAAGCCGAATGGGTGCTGGTCGACCTCGGCGACGTCGTCGTCCACGTCATGCTGCCGCGCGTGCGCGAGTTCTACGCGCTCGAGCGCCTGTGGACGGTCGGCGACCAGCCGCCGCCGCCGGAAGGCTACGAAGGCAAGTTCGAGACCGACGACGAAGACCGCTTCTGA